In a single window of the Deinococcus aerolatus genome:
- a CDS encoding GNAT family N-acetyltransferase — protein sequence MLDFFTRPGNRLSHQNIWIAVRVGEALGLLLGYAGADSEALDEPLRARLRERNLPGDFLSEGHPGEWYVDTLAVTPAARGHGVGARLLHEAAAHGLGRVGLLVEYGNRAVRLYRCEGFVVQEKRTLGGHTYDHMVRRVGSA from the coding sequence ATGCTGGATTTCTTCACGCGGCCCGGCAACCGCCTGAGTCATCAGAATATTTGGATAGCCGTTCGTGTGGGCGAGGCCCTGGGACTGTTGCTGGGCTACGCGGGGGCCGACTCAGAGGCTCTGGACGAGCCACTGCGGGCGCGTCTGCGCGAGCGCAACCTGCCGGGCGACTTTCTCTCTGAGGGCCACCCCGGCGAGTGGTATGTGGATACCCTGGCGGTCACGCCGGCGGCCCGCGGCCACGGCGTCGGCGCCAGACTGCTGCACGAGGCCGCCGCACACGGGCTGGGCCGCGTGGGCCTGCTGGTGGAATACGGCAACCGCGCCGTCCGGCTGTACCGCTGCGAGGGCTTCGTGGTGCAGGAGAAACGCACGCTGGGCGGCCACACCTACGATCACATGGTCCGCCGCGTCGGGTCAGCCTGA
- a CDS encoding phosphate signaling complex PhoU family protein: protein MSRLAQHPPFQPGGPASVAQVTARFLRMLSIALEQLEAVRDADARAEFAGLTARARVLEQETNELEREIEDACLSAFATPLSPDELAFHLVVFRSLTNLERVGDYALKLARDLETFAPRARSATLQDVLPLVRLLSEMLERLAYAFAERDVAAAREVMRLDYEQVDALYEQMQRASLTRLLERPEDTDVALTASQIARNLERLGDHLVNVAERLEALVLGRVTGHPPL, encoded by the coding sequence ATGAGCCGTCTGGCGCAGCACCCTCCCTTCCAGCCCGGTGGCCCGGCCAGTGTGGCGCAGGTCACGGCCCGTTTTCTGCGAATGCTGAGCATTGCCCTGGAGCAGCTGGAGGCCGTGCGGGACGCCGACGCCCGCGCCGAGTTCGCCGGACTGACCGCCCGCGCCAGGGTGCTGGAACAGGAGACCAACGAGTTGGAGCGTGAGATCGAGGACGCCTGCCTCAGCGCCTTTGCCACGCCGCTAAGCCCCGACGAGCTGGCCTTTCATCTGGTGGTGTTCCGCAGCCTGACCAACTTGGAACGGGTGGGCGACTACGCCCTGAAACTGGCCCGCGATCTGGAAACCTTTGCCCCGCGTGCCCGCAGCGCCACCCTGCAGGACGTGCTGCCGCTGGTGCGCCTGCTCTCCGAGATGCTGGAGCGGCTGGCCTACGCCTTTGCCGAGCGCGACGTGGCGGCGGCCCGCGAGGTCATGCGGCTGGACTACGAACAGGTGGACGCCCTGTACGAGCAGATGCAGCGGGCCAGCCTGACCCGCCTGCTGGAGCGTCCCGAGGACACCGACGTGGCCCTGACCGCCAGTCAGATCGCGCGCAATCTGGAGCGGCTGGGAGACCATCTGGTCAACGTGGCCGAGCGACTTGAGGCGCTGGTGCTGGGGCGGGTCACGGGCCACCCACCGCTCTAG
- a CDS encoding acylphosphatase, whose product MRLTALVIGDVQGVGYRLYVQRYARDLKLQGYAENLTDGRVEVVAEGHELDLDRLLHWLRRGPPHARVRDVQTQRSEATGLRDFHIY is encoded by the coding sequence ATGCGTCTGACTGCCCTGGTGATCGGCGACGTTCAGGGGGTCGGTTACCGCCTGTACGTCCAGAGATATGCCCGAGATCTAAAGCTGCAAGGTTACGCCGAGAACCTCACCGATGGCCGCGTGGAGGTCGTCGCCGAGGGCCATGAGCTGGACCTTGACCGCCTGCTGCACTGGCTGCGGCGCGGGCCTCCCCACGCCCGCGTGCGCGACGTCCAGACCCAGCGCAGCGAGGCAACGGGATTGCGGGACTTTCATATTTATTAG